CCGCCTCTTTTTCCTTGTTGAAAAGCACGCCGAAGAATTTAATCCACTCTGCCTTGCCCAAAGGTGAAGTTTCGGTCCAATCGGCATTGTAAAGCACCGGAATACCCGTTTTTTGAATGGTAGCCACTGTTTTATTATTGCCTTCCACTGCAAAGGTTATCACGGCATCCGGGGCTAAATCGATAAGTACTTCGGTATTAATGTCTTCGTTTTTGCCGAGTTCGGTGATTTTTCCGGCATCGATGCGTTTTCGGGTTGCTTCGGAAGAAATATAATCAAGATTCGGAAATCCTACCAGAGTTTTGGTAGCGTCCAACATTTCAAGAGAAGGAATATGAGTAGTAGAGGTAACCACAATTTGCTGTATGGGCACTTCAACAACGGCGTCGTACTTTTCAATATCTTTTAATTGTGTCCCTTTCTCGACAAAGGCGTAGGTAAAGGTATTTTCAGAATCCGGCCAGGGTGTATTTATAGTGATTGTTTTAAAGCCTTCAAAATGCGAAATAGCAAAGCCTTCAGCATATGTAATCGTAGTACTTTCAGTTGTGTTATGGACAATTGATGGAGACTTTTGAATTTCCTTGCAGGAAATCCCCAACAGTACCAAAAGGAAGAGTGGCAAGAGTTTTTGCATGTTCAAAAATAATAGAATTTGTTTGGCTTGCCTATGGTTTTTATGTCTTATTTTTGTCCTGAATTTTGGCGAGCGATAGCAGTCATTGCTATTACTCTTAAAAGGGAATTCGGTTAAAAACCGAAGCTGTACCCGCAACTGTAAGCCGTCCGCCTTTGGGGGATTGTACAAAACTTCAAAAACCACTGCGTAAGCGGGAAGGTTGTACACAGGCGAGCCAGGAGACCTGCCACATTCACTAATGTCGAACTTTCGGGATAAAAGTTTAGATTAAAAAATGTAACCGAGTTTGCTTCGATTGGTCATTGCACGCGCTGTTACCCTTTTTAAATCTTCTTTCTTTTTCCGTTTTAATTATTTAAAATGAAAAAACTACTTATTACACCCTTGTGCCTTTACTTTGGAGGCTTTATGCTGGCGCAGGAAAACTCTCAAATTGAACAATTGGACTCGGTTACGGTGGTAACAAAGGTTCCTATAGCTGAAAAAAATAGCGGGAAGGTTATCGCAAAAATTACCCGCGAAACCATCGAAAACAACAAAGGGAAATCGGTTGCCCAATTAATAAACGAAGTTTCGGGAATCGAGATAAACGGTAGCCGAGGCAATGTAGGACAGAATCTGGGCTATTTTGTACGTGGAGGTCGCAACCGACAAGTAGTGATTATGATAGACGGGGTACAGTTAAACGATCCTTCGCAAATTCAAAACGATTACGATCTGCGATTGATTCCCACTTCTGAAATAGATCATATTGAAATTATCAAAGGCGCTTCCAGTGTGTTGTACGGAAGCGGAGCCGCTACGGCAGTTATAAGCATTTCGACTAAAAAAGTTTCAGAAAAAACGATTGCGGCTAGTTTTACTTCGGCTGTGGGGACTAACTCTGCTTCTGAAGAGGACGATAGCTCACGCACCTTGGAAGAATTTACAAATGCGGTTTCGATAAACGGAAGTCTAAAAAAGTTTTTTTACCGGGCGAGTTTCAGTAATAAATATGTCAACGGATTGTCGGCAATTGCAGCTCCCGAAGGGGAAGCTCGATTTGAAGCCGATGTGTTTAACAGATTCGACGGCCGGATTAATTTGGGATATAGATTCAGTAAAAATGTGAGTATGAGTCAGTTTTTTAGTTTCGATACATTTAAAGCCGGATTCGATAATTTCGACTATACCGATGCCGAACATTTATCGATTACCCGGCAGCGCAAGACAGGAGGGCACTTCGAGTGGAAATACAAAAAAGGAATTTATGTTTTTAACGATAACTACAGTTGGATAGAGCGGGAAGTGGTTTCTTCCTTTCCCACCAAATACGATTCGAAGTCTTATACCTTGGACAATTACATACATCATCGTTTTTCAGAGAAGATAAGTCTTTTGGTAGGTTTTAACTTTAACACCTCAAGGTTTAATTCGTTTACCATTCCTTTTGGAGAGACTGATTTTGCACAAGATGTGTATGAGGATACGGCAAAATTTAATACTGTAGATCCGTACCTTAACCTCACCTATATCTCAAGCTTTGGTTTGCAGTTGAATGCCGGCGCTCGATTGAATTTGCATAGTGTGTACAACTCGCACTGGGTTTATAATATAAATCCTTCCTATGTTTTCGACATCGGAAAAAACACGCTGAAAGTATTGGCTTCATACAGTACCGCTTATATCACACCGTCACTGTTTCAACTGTACGATCCGTTGTATGGAAATGAAGCCCTGCAACCCGAGGAAAACACGACGATGGAAGGCGGATTGGAGTTTATGACCGAAAACAATTTCAGAATAAGTACGGTATATTTCAATAGAAATGAAGAAAACTTTATCGATTTTGTACTGCTGGATCCTGAAACATATTCTTACAGCTATCAAAATATTTCAGAAACCTTTGAAGCAAACGGCGTGGAAGTAGAAATTTCCAAAAATTTTGGAGAAAAGCTTACGGCTTCGGCGAACTATACGAATACACAGCCCGACAAGCGTTTTGCGTTGCGAATTCCGGAGCATAAAGTAAATGCATCAATTGGCTACCGACCCGTTGCATCAACGTTTTTTGGCCTTAGTTACCAGTACAACAGTGAGCGTTCAGATTCATATTTCAATCCTACTACATTTGAAACTGAGACCGTTATTTTAAAAAGTTATGGTTTGTTGGATGCTACAGCATCTTCGAAAGTTTACCATAACGTCACGGTATTTGCTACGGTGAGTAATATCTTAAACGAAGAATATGAAGAATTGTATCGCTATCAAACATTAGGACGCAATTTTAGAGCCGGATTTAGTCTCGAATTTTAAGAAAGGAACCTGTAATTTTAATGCTCCGCAATCATGATCTGATAGTTGGGGAGTGTAGCTTTACTTTCTGAAACTTCTTCCAATGTTGGCACACTGTTCCTTGCCGGCTGTGGGGTAGGAAAGATATCATTTAAAGCGGCTGCTAAGAGCGGCTCATTTACATCGCCCAAAGTGCCTAAATTGCTGTAATCTTCGTTTAACTGAATGTCCGGGAAAAGTCCGTCAATAAAATCGGTATTCCCCGCAGCATTTGCGGTTTTAAAGACCAGGGGCAGCATGGCGTATGTATGGCCGGGATTGGCCTGATTTCTGCTAAAGTTGGGTGCCGGAGCATCGTATAACAGAAAAGAAGCCTGGAATTTTCCAGTTGTAGTGCCTCCCACTTGAATAACCTGAATATAGGGATCAAGGCTATTGATGACCAACTCGCTTGCAGATGCGCTTCTCCCTGTTGTAAGTATGTATACTCTTGTTAAATTGAGGCTGTTAATTGCTTCTCCTGTACTTAGTGTAGTATTAAATACTCCATCTTCGGCATAATCGGCCTGTCTGTCTTCATTCCACTGTTCGGAATAGAAAAGTTGTCCTGCAAACTGCCCGGTTATCATACTTGAAAGGTCTTGAGCTGTACGTACCGAGCCTCCGCCGTTATATCGCAAATCGAGAATAAGGTCGGTAATACCATCGGCTTTAAACTGTCCGAAGGCAGCATTTAATTGCGTGTCGAAAGTGCCGGTAAAGGCATTGTACATCAAATATCCAATCTTCTGACTATTTACGGTAAGTGTTTGCGCAATATAAATCGGGTTTTCGGAAACCTGAGTTTTAGTAAGCGTTTTACTCTCGCCTGTAGGTGTTACTGTTTGTCCGTCGAAAGTTGCCAGTCCAATGGAATAAGTTTCCGGCGACAAGAGGGCGTTGAAATTGGTTTCGGTGATTTGTTGGCCGTCTACGGTGTTAAAGATCATTCCGCGTTGTAATCCTTCGGTAGCTGCGCTGGTATTAGGAATTACATAGCGTACATAGCCAAAAACATTTCCGCCTTGATCGGGATAGCGCACCAGACCAAATTCCATTCCGTTGCTAAGAGAAATTCCGTTAAGCGCATTTTCCAGAGCGATATAATCATCTACCAAGAGGCTGAATCTGTCCTGAGAGGATTTCAGAAAATCGAAAAGAGATTCGGGGGAATCAAAGGAGTTTAAAAAGGCATCCCTCGCTTCGGTAGTTGCAAATGCGTCATTGGCCAATTCGGGCGTATCTGCCTTATAGAGATAAAAAAAGTTGAGTCCGCGGTATATAAAATTTTGAATGTCTAAAGCCGATGAAATTTGAATAGTATCGTCTTTATCGGTAAAACAAGAGGTAAATGTTACTGAAACAACTAACAGCAGGACAAGGAATTTCTTTTTCATGTATGGGAATTTATCTGAATATATCTTGTAACCCCGAAAATAGCTACATTATTGTGAGTAAAAAAATATGTTATTATAAAATTTTGAGTTTATAAAAGATCCATAAAAAGGGAATAGTATCTTTCAGAAAATAAATTGTAACAAAAACTAAGGTGGTTCGTCGTAAAGACAGAACAGCATAGTATGTGAGTTCGCTAACCAACAAAACAATGAAACAACAGGAGTTTTTAACAACTGTAATGCCATTTAAAGACAAGTTATACCGACTTGCTAAGAGGCTCCTTGTTTCGAGTGAAGAAGCAGAAGATGCTGTTCAGGAAGTTTTATTGAAATTATGGAATGGGAGGGAAAAGATTAAAGACTATAAAAATCCCGAAGCTTTTGCCATCACAATGACTAAGAATTATTGTTTAGACCGATTAAAATCGAAACAAGCCGGAAATTTAAAAATTGTACACAGCAATTATCAAAATTCCGAAAATATCGAAAAACAGGTCGAAGCGAATGACGGAGTGAGTATGGTCTTTAAAATTATGGAATCCCTGCCCGAACAACAACGAATGATTTTACAGCTTCGGGACGTAGAACAATTTGAATTTGCTGAAATAGCACAAATGCTCGAAAGTAATGAAACCGCGATTCGCGTAACGTTATCACGAGCTCGTAAAACAGTTAGAGAACAATTAATACAACAGTACAATTATGGAGTTAGCTAATATAGAAGTCTTATTAGAGACTTATTTTGAAGGAAATACCACTCTTGCTGAAGAAGCCTCACTGCGTGAGTATTTTACAGGCGACAAGGTTGCTCCACATCTAGCGATGTACAAACCGCTTTTTATAGGATTGCAAAAGGCGCAGACCGAAGTTTCCGATAAGGAAATCGATTTACCCGAAAATACAACTCAATCTAATAAATGGTGGTACGGTATAGCAGCCTTATTGGTTGTTGGAGTGACGGTTGGAGGGTTTTTATTTTCCCAACCGCAATTGTCACAGGAAGAAAAAGAAGCCCTGGCAGCCTTTGATAAAACCAAGGAAACTTTGCTTTTACTTTCTTCTAGTTTGAACAAAGGTGCCGAAGAGTTGGCCTATTTGGAAGAATTTACCAAAGGTTCTTCAGTAATTACGCATATCAATGAATTTACAGACACTACAAACAAAATTTTAAAATAATCTAAAACACACATATATGAAAAAGTTAGCAGTTTTAATCGCCCTTATTATAGCCCCGTTAGTCGCGACGGCGCAATCTTTCGACTCCTTTGAAAATGAAAAGGATGTAACCTCGGTTGTGGTTACTAAGAATATGTTCAAACTATTGAGCAAGATCGATTTAGAATCGAACGACCCCGATGCCAAAGAATATATGGAGTTGGTAAACAATCTTGAAAATATAAAGATTTACACCACTAGCAACCCTGAAGTCGCCGACCGCATGAATACTGCCGTAACCGGTTATATTAGCAAGTCGAAAGGACTAAGCGAGCTCATGCGGGTAAATGACGATGGAAAAAATATTAAGTTTTACTCTAAGGAAGGAAAAAATGAAAATTTTGTGAGTGAACTCTTTATGCATTTAAATGGCATGATCGACGGTAAAATGACCACGGTAATTATGAGTATTACCGGCAATATTGATCTTAAAAAGATTTCAAAACTTACTCAGGATCTCAAGGTTCCGGGAAGTGAAGAATTAAAAAATATTGACAAAAAGAAAAAATCGTAAACATGGTACTCTTTAAATTTATAATTGGATTAGGAATTATGGCTCTTGCCTTGTTTGGATGTAATTCTGAAGAATCGCTACAACGTTATTTGGTAGACAAACAAGAGGACAACAACTTTGTAAAGGTCGATTTGGCTACTAGTTTGCTTCAAAGCGAGAATGCACAGTTTACTAAGGAAGAGCGGGACATTTTGAACACAGTTAAGAAAATAAATGTAGTTGCCTATCCTGTAAAGCAGGGCAATATGGTTGAGTACGAAGCAGAAAAGGCCAAATTGAACACTATAATTGCACAGGAGCAATATAAGACGCTTATTAAGTACGGCTCCAATAACAAGGGTGCTACATTGAAGTATTTAGGCGAAGAAGACGCGATAGACGAATTAATTGTATTTGCAAGCGACGATGAAAGGGGTTTTGCAATATTCCGATTGTTGGGAGATAATATGAGGCCGGATAGTATGCTGAAATTAATGAACTCCATAAACAGTGGTGATATTGATGCTTCGAAGCTTAAAAGTATCGGAGAATTATTCGGTACAAAAGGCGACAGTATCTAAAAATGAGTTTATTACCAATAAAAAGGTTCCGTTTACGGAGCCTTTTTTGTTTTTGGTCGAAAACCAATTTCTCTTAACACCTTATTAAGAGGTCTGGTATGTACTTTGTACTTACTAAGGGGAATGATTTATAAAATGGTCCCCGCATTTATGAATCGTTTCTTACAACCAGAGACCCCTGTTTTGTGAGGGATAGGTTGAAAAGCAAAAAGGCTTCCATTTGGAAGCCTTTTTCAATTAGATTCCGGTATAATTTCCGGGGGTGATAGCACGCATTTCTTTTTTAACGGCTTCAGGAATTTCCAATGTCTCAATAAAATTTGCGATAGAAGTCTTATTTATTTTTTCGTTGGTCCGTGTAAGTCCTTTTAAGGCTTCATACGGATTGGGATATCCTTCTCTACGTAAAATAGTTTGAATGGCTTCAGCAACTACGGCCCAATTATTTTCAAGATCTTCAGCAAATTTTGCTTCGTTCAACAATAATTTGTTCAGTCCTTTCAAGGTAGATTGAAACGAAATGACGGTATGTCCCATAGGCACACCAATGTTTCGCAACACAGTACTATCAGTAAGATCACGTTGTAGCCTGCTTACCGGTAATTTTGCCGAAAGATGTTCAAATAACGCATTGGCAATCCCAAGATTCCCTTCGCTGTTTTCAAAATCTATCGGATTTACCTTGTGCGGCATTGCACTGGAGCCGACTTCTCCTTTTTTAATTTTTTGTTTGAAATACTCCATCGACACATAGGCCCAGATATCACGATCTAAATCTATAAGGATGGTATTAATGCGCTTTAAGGTATCGAACAAGGCTGCCATATGATCGTAATGCTCAATCTGAGTAGTAGGGAAGGAGTGATGCAAGCCTAAACGTTCTTGCACAAACCGGGTTCCGAAGGCTTTCCAATCGACCTTGGGATATGCCACTTTATGAGCATTAAAATTTCCTGTAGCACCTCCAAATTTGGCAGCGCTTTTTATGTCATTCAGCAAATCGAATTGCTCCTGAATTCGCACTACAAACACCTCAATTTCTTTACCTAGTCGGGTAGGAGAGGCGGGTTGTCCGTGCGTTCGTGCCAACATGGGAATATCTGCCCATTCTTTGGACAATTCTTTCAGTTTATCCAAAACAGCGAACAATTGCGGGACATACACTTCATTCATGGCATCTTTCAGGGAAAGCGGGATCGCTGTATTGTTGATATCCTGTGATGTAAGTCCGAAGTGGATAAATTCTTTGTATTGCTGAAGTCCGAATGCATCAAATTTTTCCTTGATAAAATATTCGACCGCCTTGACATCGTGATTGGTAATTTTTTCGGTGTTTTTAATGTGCACTGCATCTTGCACCGAAAATTTTAAATACAAATCACGAAGGTCTGTAAATAGTTCTTTATTGAAATCTTTTAATTGCGGTAAGGGCAATTCTACCAAGGCAATAAAGTACTCAATCTCTACCTGCATGCGATAGCGTATTAGTGCCTCTTCAGAAAAGAAAGGAATTAACGATGCCGTTTTTGAAGCGTATCTGCCGTCTATAGGTGAAATTGCTTGTAATGCGTTGGTTGTCATTGGCGTAAATTTGAAGGTGCAAAGATAATCTTTTAAGTACGAAGTACGAAGCGGGATAAGGGAAGTTTTAAGGAGATTCTTTTCAGAAGTCGGAATGAAAAGCCTAATTATGTTTGTGATTGCTGTTGCTTTTTCTGAAACCGTTCAATTTTCTGAAGGGTGTTTTTACCACGAGCCTTGTAAGCTGCAGTATTTTGATGGATATTTTCATTTATGATATGCTGAAGCTCGGGATGAATCCATTTGTATGCTGTCCCCAAAAAGTAGAGTGCGGTCATTGCGTAGGCTTTACACGCCACTTTTTGCTCGGTTAGTAACCAGTCGAAGCAGCATTCGGTCATTACTTTTTTATGGGCTGCGGTAAAGTTGTTCCTAAGCTTAGGGTCATCTTCCTTATAGTGGGCAACCGCCAACATTTCACAAATCTTGGCCAACGGTCGCAACGCCTGATCTCTAACTACGTGTGGCAAATGCTCAAAATAGAAATCCAGATGCGGATACAGCAGCGATAATTTTTCCAGGCAAACAAATTCCAGTATCCAGGAAGCCTTATACGAAATTTCGGTTTTATCCAAAAAACAGTACTCTAACAAATCGGGAAAAGATTCGGGATGATCGAGCACCCATTGTGCCACATCCAAACGGGTTTGCCTGTAAGCTTTTGTATAACTTAATTTTTCGAAGAGTACTTCAGAAGCCATGTTATAATTTTTTCAATGCATCGATTACCTTAGGAACTCCCGTGGTGGCTTTTTCAGCAAAAACAGTAATTCTTTCAGAGGAACCCATTGACGGATTGGGATCTACAAAATAGATTTCGGTGGTATAAGAAGCATATTGCACCAAACCCGCAGCCGGATAGACCTGCATAGAGGTGCCAACTATTATTACTACATCGGCTTCGGCAACTAATTCCATTGCTACCTCCATCATGGGTACCATTTCACCAAACCAAACGATGTGGGGACGCAGTTGGTGATTAAATTCACAAAAATCGCCCAGGTTGAGGTCTTCGCGCCAGTCTAATATTAAGTCTTCTTTAAAAGTGCTTCTCACTTTTAATAATTCGCCGTGTAGATGAACCACCCTGCTGCTCCCTGCTCGTTCGTGTAAATCGTCGACGTTTTGAGTGATAATCACTACTTCATGTTCCTTCTCAAGTTCGGCCAGGGCAATATGAGCCGAATTGGGCTGGACCTGCAATAACTGTCGTCGCCGCTCATTGTAAAAATTCAGAACCAGAGTCGGATTACGCTGAAACCCTTCGGGAGAAGCCACAGACATCACATCGTGTCCTTCCCACAATCCGTTGCTGTCTCGAAATGTATTAAGTCCGCTTTCCGCGCTCATCCCGGCACCGGTAAGTACTGCAATTTTCATAGAGTTTGCATTAAATCACTAAATTATTACTTTTAAAATACAACTCAAAAATATCAAATGCCAAATAGTGAGTAGTGAGTATTGAGTAGTGAGTATTGAGTAGTGAGTATTGAGTAGTGAGTAGTGAGCAGTGAGTCATGAGATGTGAGACGTTAGTCGTGAGAAGAAATTATAATTTAATTTAATGATCATAGTTTTCAAATCTAAAATCTAAAATCCCAAATCCCAAATCGTACATCGTGAGCAGTGAGTCATGAGACGTGAGACGTTAGTCGTGAGAAGAAATTATAATTTAATTTATTGATCATAGTTTTCAAATCTAAAATCTAAAATCTAAAATCTAAAATCCCGTAATTCGTAATTCCTTTATCCAATTACACAATTTACATTTATCTTAGCAAAAACTAAATTTTTAAGTGGATTTACAACTTTTCGAATTCCTACAATCATTGCTAACGGAACGGCGCCGGGAACTTTTCAAGGAGGTTCTGGATCAACGAACACGACATTTTACCGTAGTGACCGAAGATGTGTATCAGTTGCATAACACAAGTGCCGTGATGCGAACCTGCGATGTATTTGGAGTGCAGGATTTGCATGTGGTTGAAGAGAAATACGGAAAGCGGATTGACAAAGAAATAGCCATGGGGGCTCAAAAGTGGGTGAGTTTGTATCGCTATGACAGTGTGAACAGTTGTATTGAAGCCTTGCGGTCTAAGGGGTATCAAATTATTGCCACAACACCTCACAACGATTCTACCTTATTGCACGATTTTGATGTGGCGAATAAAAGTGCATTTTTCTTCGGAAAGGAAAACGACGGCCTGAGTGATGTGGTAATGCGACAGGCAGATGGCTTTTTAAAAATTCCGATGTATGGTTTTACGGAAAGTTTGAATATTTCGGTTTCGGCGGCAATAATATTGCAAGAAGTGGTAACACGCATGCGTATTGAAGGCGTTCCATGGAGCTTGACAGAAGCCGAAAAATTGGAATTGGAGATGCACTGGACTCAAAAAACCATAAAAAGCGCTCCCGAGATTATAGAACGCTATTACAAGGATAATAATTCGTAATTTTAAAGAAACATAGTAAAGCAATATAACATGATAGTAATATACATTCTTGGAGGGATTCTCGCAATTTTGCTCATCCTCATGCTGGTTGCTCCTAAAACCTATAACATTCAACGCAGTGTGGTGATAAAACGCCCTTTGGGTGACGTATTTCAGTATTTAAAATTGGTTAAAAATCAGGATCATTGGTCACCCTGGAAGAAAAAGGACCCCGATATGAAAAGTGAATCAGTCGGAATTGACGGTACGGTTGGGTTTATCAATAAATGGGAAGGAAATAAACAGGTAGGTTCGGGCGAACAAGAAATCACAAAAATTGTTGAAAATGAACGGGTCGATACCGAACTCAGATTCTTTAAACCATGGAAATCTACCAGCGATGGTTATTTGCTCGTTGAGGCTGTGGATGCATCTTCAACTAAAGTTATTTGGGGATTTAAAGGCACAAATAAGGTGCCTATGAATATTATGATGCTTTTTTTCAATATGGATAAGGCGGTAGGTAAGGATTTTGAAGAAGGATTGGCCTCCTTAAAAACGGAATTAGAAAAATAATATTATTTGATACTATGAAACACAATATGTTTGCCTGGGTTGAAATACCCGTTAACGATATGGCACGGGCTCAAAAATTTTATGAGGCCGTATTTAAAGTCGAGCTGCATCTCGTAAATTTTGGTGGTATGGAAATGGGATGGTTCCCATTTGTTGAAAATGCTCCAGGAGCTGCGGGAACTCTTATCAAACAAGAAAGCTATATTCCCAGCGCCGAAGGGCCTTTGGTTTATTTTTACAGCGAAGATGCACAAATTGAATTGGGCAGGGTAAAAGCGGCCGGCGGTAAGATATATCAGGAGAAGACACAGATATCTCCGGAACACGGCTACATGGGAGTCTTTATCGATACTGAAGGAAACAGAGTGGCAGTACATTCTCGAAAATAAGATGTAAGTATTAATTTGTAAGCTTTCAATTATCAACTTAAATCTAACAACCAGCCCATACCGAACGGTACCTGCCCAAAAACGTTCAGGCGGATGTTCGGACGGGTCTAATAATCCAGCAATCTAGAATGCAGCTTGTTTTCGCAACTCATAACCTGAATAAATTCAGAGAAGTAAAAGCACTTCTATCTCACGATTTGGACTTACTTAGTCTCACCGATATTGGCTGCCATGAAGACATCCCTGAGACAGCCGATACGATTGAAGGTAACGCGGTGATAAAGGCAAATTACGTTAAAAGTGTCTACGGATTTGATTGTTTTGCCGATGACACCGGATTGGAGGTAAAAGCCCTGAATGGGGAACCGGGAGTATATAGTGCTCGTTATGCCGGACCTGAAAACAACGCCGAAGCCAATATTAACAAACTACTTGCCAAGCTAAAAGGTGAGGAACACAGGGAAGCGCGATTTAAAACCGCAATTGCATTAACTCTTAAAGGGGCACACACTATTTTTTTGGGAATTTGTGAAGGCAGTATTACCAAAGCTCCCCGTGGAGAGAAAGGATTTGGGTACGATCCTATCTTTTTACCCAACGGTTCTGCCGAAACATTTGCCGAAATGTCACTGCTGCAAAAAAGCGAAATAGGACATCGCGGAAAAGCCATGCGACAATTAATTGAATATCTTTCAGAGTGACAGCTAATTAGCCTTTTAATTATGCTGTTTCATAAATAATTCAAAACTATAATCAAGAACTCATTTTAAAGAGTATCTTTGCACCTTCAAAAATCCTCAGGGTGAGGTAGTACTGCACGAAGTGATAAGGTTTATTTGTCCAACTAACTTCAGTAAGTACAAATAAACTTTTATAACACTATATGTCTACATTTAAATCGTTAGGCCTTAACGAGAATTTACTCAAGGCCATTACCGATATGGGTTTTGAAACCCCTTCGGAAGTACAAGCTAAAACAATCCCTTTACTATTAAACGAAGAAACAGATCTTGTTTCTCTGGCACAAACCGGAACCGGTAAAACGGCTGCCTTCGGTTTTCCAATGCTTCAGAAAATCGATTCCGAAAGCAGAACCACTCAAGGATTAATTCTTTCTCCTACACGCGAATTGTGTATGCAAATCGCCAATGAAATGGCCCAATACGGAAAGTATGTAAAAGGACTAAACGTTGTAGCTATCTACGGGGGTGCTAGTATCACCGATCAAGCCAAACAAATTAAAAAGGGAGCACAGATTATCGTTGCTACTCCGGGTCGTATGAAGGATATGATTGGGCGACGCATGATCGATATTTCAAAAATTGAATACTGTGTGCTTGATGAGGCAGATGAGATGCTAAACATGGGCTTCTATGAAGATATTACTGAAATTCTTTCACATTCACCCGAAACCAAAAGTACCTGGTTGTTTAGTGCTACCATGCCAAAAGAGGTGTCCAGTATCGCTAAAAAGTTTATGCGCACTCCGGTAGAAATTACCGTGGGTTCTAAAAACGTAAGTACCGAAAATGTCTCGCACGAGTTCTATTTGGTGAATACGAGAGATCGTTATGCTGCTTTAAAAAGATTGAGCGACGCCAACCCCGATATTTTTTCGGTGATATTCTGCAGA
This genomic stretch from Ulvibacter sp. MAR_2010_11 harbors:
- a CDS encoding DUF4252 domain-containing protein, encoding MKKLAVLIALIIAPLVATAQSFDSFENEKDVTSVVVTKNMFKLLSKIDLESNDPDAKEYMELVNNLENIKIYTTSNPEVADRMNTAVTGYISKSKGLSELMRVNDDGKNIKFYSKEGKNENFVSELFMHLNGMIDGKMTTVIMSITGNIDLKKISKLTQDLKVPGSEELKNIDKKKKS
- a CDS encoding S41 family peptidase, whose product is MKKKFLVLLLVVSVTFTSCFTDKDDTIQISSALDIQNFIYRGLNFFYLYKADTPELANDAFATTEARDAFLNSFDSPESLFDFLKSSQDRFSLLVDDYIALENALNGISLSNGMEFGLVRYPDQGGNVFGYVRYVIPNTSAATEGLQRGMIFNTVDGQQITETNFNALLSPETYSIGLATFDGQTVTPTGESKTLTKTQVSENPIYIAQTLTVNSQKIGYLMYNAFTGTFDTQLNAAFGQFKADGITDLILDLRYNGGGSVRTAQDLSSMITGQFAGQLFYSEQWNEDRQADYAEDGVFNTTLSTGEAINSLNLTRVYILTTGRSASASELVINSLDPYIQVIQVGGTTTGKFQASFLLYDAPAPNFSRNQANPGHTYAMLPLVFKTANAAGNTDFIDGLFPDIQLNEDYSNLGTLGDVNEPLLAAALNDIFPTPQPARNSVPTLEEVSESKATLPNYQIMIAEH
- a CDS encoding ABC transporter substrate-binding protein, producing MQKLLPLFLLVLLGISCKEIQKSPSIVHNTTESTTITYAEGFAISHFEGFKTITINTPWPDSENTFTYAFVEKGTQLKDIEKYDAVVEVPIQQIVVTSTTHIPSLEMLDATKTLVGFPNLDYISSEATRKRIDAGKITELGKNEDINTEVLIDLAPDAVITFAVEGNNKTVATIQKTGIPVLYNADWTETSPLGKAEWIKFFGVLFNKEKEADSIFKTIETEYLAAKKLASEATQRPTVLSGAMYRDVWYLPQGNSWAAQFIADANGEYLWQDTEGTGSHSLNLEAVLEKGQHADFWIGPGQFTSLEQLKNTHSVYTKFDTYTNQKIFSSTTKKGATGGVIYYELAPNRPDLVLKDIIKILHPSLLPNHELFFFSKIH
- the purB gene encoding adenylosuccinate lyase, yielding MTTNALQAISPIDGRYASKTASLIPFFSEEALIRYRMQVEIEYFIALVELPLPQLKDFNKELFTDLRDLYLKFSVQDAVHIKNTEKITNHDVKAVEYFIKEKFDAFGLQQYKEFIHFGLTSQDINNTAIPLSLKDAMNEVYVPQLFAVLDKLKELSKEWADIPMLARTHGQPASPTRLGKEIEVFVVRIQEQFDLLNDIKSAAKFGGATGNFNAHKVAYPKVDWKAFGTRFVQERLGLHHSFPTTQIEHYDHMAALFDTLKRINTILIDLDRDIWAYVSMEYFKQKIKKGEVGSSAMPHKVNPIDFENSEGNLGIANALFEHLSAKLPVSRLQRDLTDSTVLRNIGVPMGHTVISFQSTLKGLNKLLLNEAKFAEDLENNWAVVAEAIQTILRREGYPNPYEALKGLTRTNEKINKTSIANFIETLEIPEAVKKEMRAITPGNYTGI
- a CDS encoding RNA polymerase sigma factor, yielding MKQQEFLTTVMPFKDKLYRLAKRLLVSSEEAEDAVQEVLLKLWNGREKIKDYKNPEAFAITMTKNYCLDRLKSKQAGNLKIVHSNYQNSENIEKQVEANDGVSMVFKIMESLPEQQRMILQLRDVEQFEFAEIAQMLESNETAIRVTLSRARKTVREQLIQQYNYGVS
- a CDS encoding DUF4252 domain-containing protein; translation: MVLFKFIIGLGIMALALFGCNSEESLQRYLVDKQEDNNFVKVDLATSLLQSENAQFTKEERDILNTVKKINVVAYPVKQGNMVEYEAEKAKLNTIIAQEQYKTLIKYGSNNKGATLKYLGEEDAIDELIVFASDDERGFAIFRLLGDNMRPDSMLKLMNSINSGDIDASKLKSIGELFGTKGDSI
- a CDS encoding TonB-dependent siderophore receptor gives rise to the protein MKKLLITPLCLYFGGFMLAQENSQIEQLDSVTVVTKVPIAEKNSGKVIAKITRETIENNKGKSVAQLINEVSGIEINGSRGNVGQNLGYFVRGGRNRQVVIMIDGVQLNDPSQIQNDYDLRLIPTSEIDHIEIIKGASSVLYGSGAATAVISISTKKVSEKTIAASFTSAVGTNSASEEDDSSRTLEEFTNAVSINGSLKKFFYRASFSNKYVNGLSAIAAPEGEARFEADVFNRFDGRINLGYRFSKNVSMSQFFSFDTFKAGFDNFDYTDAEHLSITRQRKTGGHFEWKYKKGIYVFNDNYSWIEREVVSSFPTKYDSKSYTLDNYIHHRFSEKISLLVGFNFNTSRFNSFTIPFGETDFAQDVYEDTAKFNTVDPYLNLTYISSFGLQLNAGARLNLHSVYNSHWVYNINPSYVFDIGKNTLKVLASYSTAYITPSLFQLYDPLYGNEALQPEENTTMEGGLEFMTENNFRISTVYFNRNEENFIDFVLLDPETYSYSYQNISETFEANGVEVEISKNFGEKLTASANYTNTQPDKRFALRIPEHKVNASIGYRPVASTFFGLSYQYNSERSDSYFNPTTFETETVILKSYGLLDATASSKVYHNVTVFATVSNILNEEYEELYRYQTLGRNFRAGFSLEF